In Halomarina salina, one DNA window encodes the following:
- a CDS encoding DUF7503 family protein: protein MSDTKVSTFLAEHPKMTGVLFTTLLLLSQSGAVSAAQCASNNGP, encoded by the coding sequence ATGTCCGATACCAAGGTCTCGACGTTCCTGGCAGAGCACCCGAAGATGACCGGCGTCCTGTTCACGACGCTCCTGTTGCTGTCCCAGTCGGGGGCAGTGTCCGCGGCACAGTGTGCCAGCAACAACGGTCCGTAA